Below is a genomic region from Helianthus annuus cultivar XRQ/B chromosome 2, HanXRQr2.0-SUNRISE, whole genome shotgun sequence.
ATCACCAACTGGCTCTTCGTCGGACAACTCGACGGTAACCGGTGGATCGAGGATTGCCTTAAGACGCTggcaccagtcgtctttcttTAACGATTCGACAACCAACTCCATGATAGGCAAGGAGAGGTTGTCATAGGAATTTTCAGCACTTGCCAGCGCCGCATCGGCATGTTCTGTTACTGAGCAATGGCTTGTGTCAAATTCTTGCCCGAGCATTTGCTCAACATGATCAGCACACTCCAGGTAGCCTCCCCGGTGACCCACCGCACGCGCCGCATCTGTCAGAGCCGCTACGGCGCGATCTAGCTCGTTCGCATTTAggatggagttggcaaccttcaacaAAAGATAAGCATTAAAGAAAAAACTCTTCAAATCAACTTAAGAAAAAAAGCATAAGGCACTTACCAACActactccacgagtgcgcatccaCTCCGCTTCTGAGACAAGTGTATCGACGATACCTTGAGCCTCAGAGTAGTTGGTTTGTGCCACATTCAGCGCGGCAGTGCTCacagcacgcgcctcctcagcATCAGCAGCCTTGACCTTCTCAGCCTCAAGGTCAATCTCCAAAGACTCACATCTGTCGATTTGCTCATTCAAGCGACGTTTGAGTTCCGCTATCTCAACGTCCTTGGCATGGAGATCCTTGTCCTTGTTGGACAATTGCACCTTGGCTGCAGTCAGCTCAACCTAAAAATTGGCAAACGCCTTGAGAATTTACTTAAAAAAATCTCATAAACAAAAAAGGAAGAGCGAGAATCAGTAgaactaacctccatctgctgcttggcagcTTTTTCACCCTGCGCTTCCTCCACCTTTGAGGTCAAGTCCGCAACTTTAGCCTCAAGATCAACGATCTTCTGTCGTAGAGCATAAGCACGATCGTTGTCTTGGGCGCATATACGCttgaactcggccttctccttggccagttgctcctcaacattgtggagttttttctgcagcccctcgcggccccactcctccgccttcttgtcagcctcaaacttggctcTTTCTTCGTCGAGCGCAGCTTTCGACTTCTCAAACTCCGCAATTCGCTTCAGAGTACGCTCGCGGTAACCTTCCCAATCGGCACGTTCTCTGACCATCGTCCGCCATTCGCGAACGATCTGATGGTTGGCAGCGCGGGCATTGGCCTCCCCAAGAATATAAGTACGATATAACATCTCATGGGTTTTTGCCCTTTGCCGATTGACCTCACCAGGGGGGAAGGAATTCAAAAACCATTCACGCGAAGCGCCAAACTCAACAAATGTATCCTTCTGTTTTAAGCTCCAGGGGGCTTGATGGAGGGCATCGCCGCGCTCTTCTTCAGTATATGTCTTGTAGTAGATATCTCCAACGGTATCTTTCGCCCCTACCACGTTAGGGTTATAACCACCGGCTCCACCGGAGCTCGCGCCGCTAGAAGAGTAGCGGCCGGACCCTTTCGAAGTGATAACAGGGCCGGTGCTGGTTGGCCTGGTGACTTCAGGACCTTGAGACTTCAAAGGCTGATCCATAGCCTTTTTCGCCGCTACCTCCTTCTCCAAGGCCTGCTTCCTAGCCACCTCAGCCAGCCTCTCCTGTTCCGCCCTGCGCTTCCTTTCCTTTTCTTCCTTCTTTTTTCTTTCCTCCTCCTTCCTCTTCTCTTCTTcctccttcttcttttcctcagcaatctttttctcttcttctttcttacGCGCCTCCTCCACCTTTCGTTGCGCCTCAGCCGCCTTCGCGGCGTCCTGGGCTGCAGTGTCAGTAGGCTTGACGGTTATCTTGGGCCTCTTTACCCCAGCTTCACTGAATGTAACCGCcttttcaggggtcttcttcttgatctctgcaAAATAAGGCAAGTGTATGTAAGCAAAGAGGTTTTTTagaaaagagaagaaaagagcATACCAGGAGAAAATTGGTACAACGAGCGCAGCCTGCTTGTCTTCCCTATCACAGGTATCACCACAGATGTAGGCGCGGAAGCGACAGCAGTCGTAGCCTCGCTCCTACCCCTCTTCCGCCTAATAAGTTGGGCAGCAGCATCTTCCTCTTCCACTTCTTCATCCTCTGGGAAAGACGGAGTCGCGCCAGCTTCAGGGTTGCGAGAACCCGCGCTTCCAGAACTCTTTGACCCACCAGCACCAGCTTTTCCCTTAGCTGCATATGATAAACCTTCATATGAGTCACTGATGATCACATAATCATCCAAGTCACGTTgacgaaggcgaagagtacctttgcCAGCAGCAGTTGTTGCGCGACTAGGGCCAGTGCCCTTGCTGGTCACCTCCGGCTCcgccttcctcttcttcttcacaggcttcttctttttctcctctgggtcaatccccaggtcgcgcaacacacctgcaaagattttaGACCAAGAGCTTAGCTCGCCGCTGGAAGAACCTACAGACTCatcgctggaaagatagaaagtCTCTTTCCCAGCGAGAGTCACAGAGCGCAATGGACGAGGTTTAGGGTACTGCGCACCTTCAGTAGCGGTTGGCGGTGAAGCGAAAGCATCAGCAGCAGGAAACATGAAGTTTCCTctaatctggtcataccagctttCCTCGTCATCGCGCAATGGGCGAACGCCCATGGAGCCTCCAAAAGTAGAAAAAGCAGCTTGGTAGAGTTGCGCCTCTATAAACGGAGATACGTAAGTAATAATTACAGAAATCCTACTTAAAAAGAAGACAGAGAAACGACTAACCTTGATCGCCAAGCTTCAACACGGGAACATCCCTGCTGCtaggtgaccactggtcactcatctttGCTGCAACTAGAACACTTTCCCCAAACACCCGGTTCGGGGTTGGGGTCAGCTGCTGATACCATAAAGCCGTTTTTGGGATCGTCAGGTCTTCCTTGGGTATGGCCTCAGTCCATTCCCTAAAGGTCATAGCAATCGGCACAACTTCTTCCCTGATGAAGAAGAACTTGGGTTTCCAATCATGGAAACTCTTGGGTGGATTCAACAAGATCTTTTTCGCCGCACCCCGGCTCGCAAACGAAAAAACCCCATCGTCCTTTGCAGTTGGTAAAAGGATCGAAACTTGTCTACAGATGGCTCGATGCCATGAGACTGACATAAGAACTCGAAGTGTCTCACCCTCACCATCCCAGGTGGACTCATCTGAGATATGTGGAACCTGTAGTAAGATAGGATACTACCCAGAAAATTGGTCGCCGGCAGCCGGAAATTACCCTAAAGAAAGAAATCTTCATAAAGGGTAATATAGCCGGGTGGGGCATCAGCCGCGGTTtggccctgagccggataccgggcGTCCCACTCCGGTGGGAATCTGAAGCTCCGAACAATCTGTTCGAATAAACCTAAGTCCCATCTAAGGACTGGAACCGGTCCTTCCTCACTAGCAGGAACCTCTTGGTGCTCCTCACTCATATTTTAGCAGGATCTGGAAAAAAGAACGAAGaaaagtttgaagatttgaagaaatcttgaagaagatgaagaacactttgaagattcaaagaccTTTTGAGAGGAAATTGGAGAAGAAACGAAGAGAAAGTGAATCTCTCACCTTTCtattcggatatatatacccatcgcatttaatgcgatgggtaaccgtgccgcaCTCGCCGTAAGGGCAACCAACGAGAAGTTGCCACGTAGAGCGGAAAAGCAGGgacgacggttaccacgcgcgcatGGCACCCACTCTCCTGACAtgaagtgcaaccgccgcaggcggcatgatgacatccgtgccaggggtcaactcaagCGTCGCTCTCagcgacttatctcaccaacctgtcagaagttcaaatttcgaagtttcccgccataaaacACACAAGAAACTTCATATAGAAGTTACATGAGCCGCGCCAGATATATATAACCTACTATAATCTTGCGCACCTAAAGGGCACAATAACAAATCACCCAACACCTGCCTTGGGCCTGCGCATGAAGAACATCAGTATCATACATGCGCCATACAAGTCAGGACCAAAAGGACTATTTCCCCTTCTCTTATTTTTATTAAGTCCAGAactccaaccacttgcgttgcgcatggtgcagcactggactggggggacttgaaggggtatggtcccaaaaagtcgcgcaaacctcataacaggttgcacgtgagaccatactccttaacaTAACAACTTGATAATACAGCCTCGCGCAACTCACGTCACATTATAACTTACCCCGCGCGAGGAAGGGCACATAATAAACTCAGATAGCAACACTTAGCATAAAAACAATGGTATAAGTGAGCACACtagccccgcgcgggttagttgccatcaaacaaaatcctctccataggaagacgcgctgttacctacagaggtacacagggtacaagtggcagcaaaaagagccaatgagcgtccagcaggctctgttcaatcgtgcgccacgatcttctgacgataagtacacaaggacgcctacatggcaccaatcaagagacggggacaactgtcccacgatctccacttgtctgctgatgacagaaggacaacaaggccgacaacaatgacacgtggctccaatcaaggtgcgccagcgccgacgagcatctagaagccactaagcagtcgaggccagcgaggcaaagagcatattcgttgttgtccgtttctggcccaaggcccatcagcccacaacctcttacacctctccggctataaatagagaccttcattCCTCAGGTTATTCATTCTATATTCTCGGCTCTTACTCTTaactacttaattactctcaaagcagtcgcttattctcacgccggagcccggttaagagggaaacccccacattcccctcttaacgagtaacggtgttctgttttgcaggttgattaaccagtcggagctcaaatacctaAAAGAAGATTAACCTCTATGATAGGAACATAAACCCTTCTAATTAGTACCataattagatcactgtttctttaGTAAGATAAGTCAAAAACTACATTACCAATAACACATGTCACATACTGCACACCATAGTATTAGTACCATATCCCCGATATTACTATTTAGAATTCAATTTTCCAATGAATAGTTCCAACATGAGCCCGTTTCGTTCTAAAACGACTACGTGCCCATAACTTCACCACTCAAACTCCCGTAATTCCTTAATACTAACAAATTCACAAAGTTTCACATCAAGcattaaaaacaccaaaaagCAACAAACAACAAGCATCAACAATGAACAAACGCACAGAACTGAAACAATACCAAGCAACTCGCTACCAACTCACATTTTCAACTAAATGCATAAGGTACAATACGTCAAAAATTAGTAATCACAATCCAATTTTAGTTATCACAATCCAGTTTTCCAATAACTAGTTCCAACACAAGCTCGTTTTCGTTCTAAAACGCCTGCGCCTCCATAACTTCACCACTCAAGCTCTCATAAACTCCTTAATACTAACAAATTCACAAAGTTTCACATCAAGCATTGAGAACACCAAAAAGCAACAAACAACAACAAGCATCAACAATGAACAAACGCACAGAAATGAAACAATACCAAGCAACTCGGTTCCAAATCCATATTTATCTGAACTAAATGCATTCACATTTTCAACTAAATGCGTAAGGTATAATAAGTCAAAAATTAGTAATCAGAACCCAAATTTAGCTATCAGAATCCAATTTTCCAATAACTAGCTCCAACACGAGCTCGTTTTCGTTCTAAAACTCGTTCTAAAACGACTACGCATCCATAAATTCACCACTCAGACTCTCATAACTCCTTAATACTAACAAATTCACATAGCTTCACATCAAGCATTAACATTAACAAAACTaaacatcaacaaacaacaacaacaagcgtcAGCTAATTTACAGAACCGAAACAATACCTACCTTACAACTCGCAACCAAATCCATAACTATCCGAACAATTATACCGCCAGCAATGAGCAATCACCGCCAATAACCGCTCATACGCTTCCAATAAATCACCGATCAATCTAAAACACAAAACATTCAAACACGAACAACAATCAGCTAAATTTGCAAACAAATCACCGATCAACcaattcaaaaacaacaaaatcaacAAACATTCGTTGTTTCCTCACCTGCAAGGCAGCAGTCGAGCAATTAGGTCACCGGAACGATGAATAATGATGATTTGGGGAAATCGGAGTGAATTAGGGTTTCGGTTTTCGGTATTGATGTATATGATGAAATGATTTCGGTGTGAATTGATTGAAAAATGTTGAAATGATGCTGGAAATTGATGATAATagcaatataatataataaaaataataataataataataaaataatcgaACTGTAATAACAAAGGTGGACGGACGTGTAAGGTGTTTTGCAATCCGGTTAAATTCATGCAAACAAATCCGGGTTCGGATTCTCTGGTACGGTGTGTAGTTTAATATTCCTGGGTCCTCCTTTTGAGTTATTTGTACTTTGATGGTACATGTACATTTCGTATCTTTATTTGTATTGAGGTAGGATTCCTCATTCCTACACGTGTATGTTTATCTTATTGGTGTCGGTGTAACGTTTTAGAAGGCTTTAAGCGAACTAGAAAGTCGAGCTTTATTTAATTGGTATAAAGAAACCATCGGCAGTGATTATTGATTATCCTTAATTTTGCCCTAGTTTCTCCCTAATCACCATTCACGTTGGTTGCAGTTCGGGAGGTCACAAGTAATGAGGATGGAAACGGGGCTACAGAGGACGCGTTT
It encodes:
- the LOC110927081 gene encoding uncharacterized protein LOC110927081 isoform X1, which codes for MSVSWHRAICRQVSILLPTAKDDGVFSFASRGAAKKILLNPPKSFHDWKPKFFFIREEVVPIAMTFREWTEAIPKEDLTIPKTALWYQQLTPTPNRVFGESVLVAAKMSDQWSPSSRDVPVLKLGDQEAQLYQAAFSTFGGSMGVRPLRDDEESWYDQIRGNFMFPAADAFASPPTATEGAQYPKPRPLRSVTLAGKETFYLSSDESVGSSSGELSSWSKIFAGVLRDLGIDPEEKKKKPVKKKRKAEPEVTSKGTGPSRATTAAGKGTLRLRQRDLDDYVIISDSYEGLSYAAKGKAGAGGSKSSGSAGSRNPEAGATPSFPEDEEVEEEDAAAQLIRRKRGRSEATTAVASAPTSVVIPVIGKTSRLRSLYQFSPEIKKKTPEKAVTFSEAGVKRPKITVKPTDTAAQDAAKAAEAQRKVEEARKKEEEKKIAEEKKKEEEEKRKEEERKKKEEKERKRRAEQERLAEVARKQALEKEVAAKKAMDQPLKSQGPEVTRPTSTGPVITSKGSGRYSSSGASSGGAGGYNPNVVGAKDTVGDIYYKTYTEEERGDALHQAPWSLKQKDTFVEFGASREWFLNSFPPGEVNRQRAKTHEMLYRTYILGEANARAANHQIVREWRTMVRERADWEGYRERTLKRIAEFEKSKAALDEERAKFEADKKAEEWGREGLQKKLHNVEEQLAKEKAEFKRICAQDNDRAYALRQKIVDLEAKVADLTSKVEEAQGEKAAKQQMEVELTAAKVQLSNKDKDLHAKDVEIAELKRRLNEQIDRCESLEIDLEAEKVKAADAEEARAVSTAALNVAQTNYSEAQGIVDTLVSEAEWMRTRGVVLVANSILNANELDRAVAALTDAARAVGHRGGYLECADHVEQMLGQEFDTSHCSVTEHADAALASAENSYDNLSLPIMELVVESLKKDDWCQRLKAILDPPVTVELSDEEPVGDDGGDGDDDGNDDDGEDDGDDGDDRREE
- the LOC110927081 gene encoding uncharacterized protein LOC110927081 isoform X2 translates to MSVSWHRAICRQVSILLPTAKDDGVFSFASRGAAKKILLNPPKSFHDWKPKFFFIREEVVPIAMTFREWTEAIPKEDLTIPKTALWYQQLTPTPNRVFGESVLVAAKMSDQWSPSSRDVPVLKLGDQEAQLYQAAFSTFGGSMGVRPLRDDEESWYDQIRGNFMFPAADAFASPPTATEGAQYPKPRPLRSVTLAGKETFYLSSDESVGSSSGELSSWSKIFAGVLRDLGIDPEEKKKKPVKKKRKAEPEVTSKGTGPSRATTAAGKAKGKAGAGGSKSSGSAGSRNPEAGATPSFPEDEEVEEEDAAAQLIRRKRGRSEATTAVASAPTSVVIPVIGKTSRLRSLYQFSPEIKKKTPEKAVTFSEAGVKRPKITVKPTDTAAQDAAKAAEAQRKVEEARKKEEEKKIAEEKKKEEEEKRKEEERKKKEEKERKRRAEQERLAEVARKQALEKEVAAKKAMDQPLKSQGPEVTRPTSTGPVITSKGSGRYSSSGASSGGAGGYNPNVVGAKDTVGDIYYKTYTEEERGDALHQAPWSLKQKDTFVEFGASREWFLNSFPPGEVNRQRAKTHEMLYRTYILGEANARAANHQIVREWRTMVRERADWEGYRERTLKRIAEFEKSKAALDEERAKFEADKKAEEWGREGLQKKLHNVEEQLAKEKAEFKRICAQDNDRAYALRQKIVDLEAKVADLTSKVEEAQGEKAAKQQMEVELTAAKVQLSNKDKDLHAKDVEIAELKRRLNEQIDRCESLEIDLEAEKVKAADAEEARAVSTAALNVAQTNYSEAQGIVDTLVSEAEWMRTRGVVLVANSILNANELDRAVAALTDAARAVGHRGGYLECADHVEQMLGQEFDTSHCSVTEHADAALASAENSYDNLSLPIMELVVESLKKDDWCQRLKAILDPPVTVELSDEEPVGDDGGDGDDDGNDDDGEDDGDDGDDRREE